Proteins encoded within one genomic window of Etheostoma cragini isolate CJK2018 chromosome 21, CSU_Ecrag_1.0, whole genome shotgun sequence:
- the LOC117936741 gene encoding LIM and SH3 domain protein 1-like isoform X3: MNPPCGRCNKPVYPTEKINCLDKYWHKGCFSCEVCKMALSMTTYKGFEKKPYCSMHYPKTSFTIVADTPENLRLKQQSMLNSQALYKEDFEKNKGKGFSVVVDTPEMQRVKKTQDQISHIKYHEDFEKSRIRSDAPPPENRQDHEEQPSNPERFSQPVGQMCPAAVAPPGGGKRYQAVYSYVAAEPDEVSLQEGDLLLDVEPIDEGWMFGCNQRTGHRGMLPANYVRPV; encoded by the exons ATGAATCCGCCCTGTGGAAGATGCAATAAGCCAGTTTATCCCACAGAAAAAATTAATTGCCTTGATAAG TATTGGCACAAAGGTTGTTTCAGCTGCGAGGTATGCAAGATGGCCCTGAGCATGACGACCTACAAAGGCTTTGAGAAGAAGCCTTACTGCAGTAT gCATTACCCAAAAACCTCCTTCACCATAGTGGCCGACACCCCCGAGAATCTGCGTCTCAAACAACAGAGCATGCTCAACAGCCAG GCGCTCTATAAGGAGGACTTTGAAAAGAACAAGGGGAAAGGTTTCAGCGTGGTGGTCGACACTCCGGAGATGCAGAGAGTGAAGAAGACGCAAGACCAGATCAGTCAC ATAAAGTACCACGAAGATTTTGAGAAGAGCAGGATTCGAAGTGACGCACCTCCTCCTGAGAACAGACAAG accaTGAAGAACAACCATCCAACCCTGAGAGATTCAGTCAGCCGGTCGGACAGATGTGTCCTGCTGCTGTAGCACCACCTGGTGGAGGG AAACGTTACCAGGCTGTGTACAGCTACGTGGCAGCGGAGCCAGATGAAGTTTCTCTGCAGGAAGGCGACCTGCTCTTAGACGTGGAGCCGATAGATGAAGGGTGGATGTTCGGATGCAACCAGCGCACGGGGCATCGGGGCATGCTCCCTGCTAACTACGTCCGGCCCGTGTGA
- the LOC117936741 gene encoding LIM and SH3 domain protein 1-like isoform X2 has protein sequence MNPPCGRCNKPVYPTEKINCLDKYWHKGCFSCEVCKMALSMTTYKGFEKKPYCSMHYPKTSFTIVADTPENLRLKQQSMLNSQALYKEDFEKNKGKGFSVVVDTPEMQRVKKTQDQISNIKYHEDFEKSRIRSDAPPPENRQDHEEQPSNPERFSQPVGQMCPAAVAPPGGGKRYQAVYSYVAAEPDEVSLQEGDLLLDVEPIDEGWMFGCNQRTGHRGMLPANYVRPV, from the exons ATGAATCCGCCCTGTGGAAGATGCAATAAGCCAGTTTATCCCACAGAAAAAATTAATTGCCTTGATAAG TATTGGCACAAAGGTTGTTTCAGCTGCGAGGTATGCAAGATGGCCCTGAGCATGACGACCTACAAAGGCTTTGAGAAGAAGCCTTACTGCAGTAT gCATTACCCAAAAACCTCCTTCACCATAGTGGCCGACACCCCCGAGAATCTGCGTCTCAAACAACAGAGCATGCTCAACAGCCAG GCTCTTTACAAGGAGGACTTTGAGAAGAACAAGGGGAAAGGTTTCAGCGTGGTGGTCGACACTCCGGAGATGCAGAGAGTGAAGAAGACGCAAGACCAGATCAGCAAC ATAAAGTACCACGAAGATTTTGAGAAGAGCAGGATTCGAAGTGACGCACCTCCTCCTGAGAACAGACAAG accaTGAAGAACAACCATCCAACCCTGAGAGATTCAGTCAGCCGGTCGGACAGATGTGTCCTGCTGCTGTAGCACCACCTGGTGGAGGG AAACGTTACCAGGCTGTGTACAGCTACGTGGCAGCGGAGCCAGATGAAGTTTCTCTGCAGGAAGGCGACCTGCTCTTAGACGTGGAGCCGATAGATGAAGGGTGGATGTTCGGATGCAACCAGCGCACGGGGCATCGGGGCATGCTCCCTGCTAACTACGTCCGGCCCGTGTGA
- the LOC117937019 gene encoding plexin domain-containing protein 1-like has protein sequence MGLCAVLLICLSQAELGRVWAQQHEDALSRTTLQTSGDLSGLHRTRRDQQTPHKHREDRNTEGGLDISSLPDNMTRILEDTQRYYTWKSFGPTDRRTKDLWVDLNNLHKSQVQIHGILSNAHRQAARVALSFDFPFYGHHLRQIIVATGGFIFMGEITHRMLTATQYIAPLMANFDPSFSKNSTVRYSDNGNLFVVQWDKVQLKDREAEGPFTFQAVLHRNGTIVFNYRDIPIPVEKMNSTEHPVKVGLSDAFMAHLPPSQLSDANRRTIYEYHRVEIDITKIVSRSAFDFTPLPTCLQHTSCDLCLTSNLTTGCGWCNTLQRCSDGIDRHRQEWLDYNCPEEANGKCEDYNPVLPEGSMSSFNQSSPGPTLSSAVIEDPPVTKDTQTGPPNHKGKTGNLAIIAGVVAALVLLVVLTLLAVYYINTHPTVAPPFYLMQRRTNNYWPSMKFRNQGCHSSYAEVELGGHEKDGFIEAEQCC, from the exons ATGGGGCTTTGTGCTGTTCTCCTCATCTGTCTCTCCCAGGCTGAGCTGGGGAGAGTCTGGGCTCAACAGCATGAAG ATGCACTGAGCAGGACTACTCTGCAGACGAGTGGGGACCTGTCCGGTTTGCACAGAACCAGGAGGGACCAGCAGaccccacacaaacacagagaagacCGCAACACTGAAGGAGGACTTGATATCAGTAGCCTGCCTGACAACATGACCCGGATACTG GAGGACACCCAGCGGTACTACACATGGAAGAGTTTTGGTCCAACAGACAGACGGACTAAGGACTTATGGGTAGATCTGAACAACCTGCACAAGAGCCAAGTCCAGATCCACGGCATACTGTCTAATGCACACAGGCAGGCAGCG aGGGTGGCACTTTCTTTTGATTTCCCTTTTTATGGACACCACTTGAGACAAATTATCGTAGCGACTGGTG GCTTCATCTTCATGGGGGAGATAACTCATCGAATGCTGACTGCCACACAGTACATTGCTCCCCTCATGGCCAACTTTGACCCCAGCTTCTCCAAAAACTCAACAGTGAGGTACTCGGACAACG GTAATCTATTTGTGGTGCAGTGGGACAAAGTCCAGCTTAAGGACAGAGAAGCTGAAGGACCTTTTACTTTCCAGGCAGTCCTCCATAGAAATGGAACCATTGTTTTTAACTACAGAGAT ATCCCTATACCAGTGGAGAAAATGAATTCCACCGAGCATCCAGTGAAAGTGGGACTGTCTGACGCTTTCATGGCACACCTCCCCCCCTCACAGCTCTCAG ATGCAAATCGCCGTACTATCTATGAGTATCATCGTGTTGAGATTGACATCACAAAGATTGTTAGCAGATCTGCTTTCGACTTCACACCTCTGCCTA CTTGTCTTCAACACACATCCTGTGATCTCTGCCTAACATCCAACTTGACAACCGGCTGTGGCTGGTGCAACACACTTCAACG GTGCTCGGACGGTATCGACCGACATAGACAAGAATGGTTAGATTATAACTGCCCTGAAGAG GCAAATGGCAAATGTGAGGACTACAACCCGGTACTACCTGAGGGATCTATGAGCTCCTTTAACCAGTCTTCTCCAGGTCCGACACTTTCTTCAGCAGTGATCGAAGACCCACCTGTCACTAAAG ATACACAGACGGGTCCACCAAACCATAAGGGGAAAACAGGGAACTTGGCCATCATAGCAGGTGTAGTGGCTGCGCTGGTTCTGCTTGTAGTTCTGACCCTACTGGCTGTCTACTACATCAACACGCACCCCACAGTTGCTCCACCGTTCTACCTCATGCAG CGACGCACCAATAACTACTGGCCCTCCATGAAGTTCCGCAACCAAGGCTGTCACTCCAGTTACGCAGAGGTTGAGCTTGGGGGTCATGAAAAGGATGGTTTTATTGAAGCTGAGCAGTGCTGTTAA
- the LOC117936741 gene encoding LIM zinc-binding domain-containing Nebulette-like isoform X1, which translates to MNPPCGRCNKPVYPTEKINCLDKYWHKGCFSCEVCKMALSMTTYKGFEKKPYCSMHYPKTSFTIVADTPENLRLKQQSMLNSQALYKEDFEKNKGKGFSVVVDTPEMQRVKKTQDQISHALYKEDFEKNKGKGFSVVVDTPEMQRVKKTQDQISNIKYHEDFEKSRIRSDAPPPENRQDHEEQPSNPERFSQPVGQMCPAAVAPPGGGKRYQAVYSYVAAEPDEVSLQEGDLLLDVEPIDEGWMFGCNQRTGHRGMLPANYVRPV; encoded by the exons ATGAATCCGCCCTGTGGAAGATGCAATAAGCCAGTTTATCCCACAGAAAAAATTAATTGCCTTGATAAG TATTGGCACAAAGGTTGTTTCAGCTGCGAGGTATGCAAGATGGCCCTGAGCATGACGACCTACAAAGGCTTTGAGAAGAAGCCTTACTGCAGTAT gCATTACCCAAAAACCTCCTTCACCATAGTGGCCGACACCCCCGAGAATCTGCGTCTCAAACAACAGAGCATGCTCAACAGCCAG GCGCTCTATAAGGAGGACTTTGAAAAGAACAAGGGGAAAGGTTTCAGCGTGGTGGTCGACACTCCGGAGATGCAGAGAGTGAAGAAGACGCAAGACCAGATCAGTCAC GCTCTTTACAAGGAGGACTTTGAGAAGAACAAGGGGAAAGGTTTCAGCGTGGTGGTCGACACTCCGGAGATGCAGAGAGTGAAGAAGACGCAAGACCAGATCAGCAAC ATAAAGTACCACGAAGATTTTGAGAAGAGCAGGATTCGAAGTGACGCACCTCCTCCTGAGAACAGACAAG accaTGAAGAACAACCATCCAACCCTGAGAGATTCAGTCAGCCGGTCGGACAGATGTGTCCTGCTGCTGTAGCACCACCTGGTGGAGGG AAACGTTACCAGGCTGTGTACAGCTACGTGGCAGCGGAGCCAGATGAAGTTTCTCTGCAGGAAGGCGACCTGCTCTTAGACGTGGAGCCGATAGATGAAGGGTGGATGTTCGGATGCAACCAGCGCACGGGGCATCGGGGCATGCTCCCTGCTAACTACGTCCGGCCCGTGTGA
- the LOC117936740 gene encoding kelch domain-containing protein 1-like — protein sequence MDAADRSAPVSRLERSGHTAFIESDTLYVWGGYQVVAGEDVMLPSDEIWLCDLDSGTWERREITGDKPPDLSGFCGSHLNGTLYIFAGCDPVGHTNQMFSVDLREQNYSWKKVTDAKGTTPSPRNKHSCWVHRDRLIYFGGYGCKTIGEVRNASTSSFIMAEMSWTIIGNTLFRCWGWNNEVNVFDIETATWSMPETRGPAPGPRGCHASALLRNKGYISGGTETAELDMFCLDLETWMWTKFDIPASCAPLGRSMFTMTPTSDHTLFIYGGLGTYGNTLNDAWQFNTQKREWNKRTHPHQDKPRVCHTACLGNDNNVVVFGGSSNMVIVMDSVAVLVAPSDNHCRDVLIFQTEPYALFRLCEDFIGRNPKLFGKYLDWLPSKIHHKINKRVAFFSAMTPVLTA from the exons ATGGATGCTGCCGACAGAAGTGCCCCGGTGAGCCGGCTGGAGAGAAGCGGCCACACGGCGTTCATAGAGAGCGACACGCTGTACGTCTGGGGAGGTTACCAG GTAGTTGCTGGAGAGGACGTCATGTTGCCCAGTGATGAGATATGGCTCTGTGATTTAGACAGCGGGACGTG GGAGCGGCGGGAGATCACTGGTGACAAACCCCCCGACTTATCTGGCTTCTGTGGCTCTCATCTTAACGGCACGCTCTACATCTTTGCAGGATGTGACCCCGTTGGACACACAAACCAG ATGTTCAGTGTTGACCTTAGAGAACAGAACTACTCGTGGAAGAAAGTGACAGACGCTAAGGGAACGACACCCTCACCGCGTAACAAACACTCCTGCTGGGTTCACCGAGACAG ATTAATCTACTTTGGTGGCTATGGATGTAAGACTATAGGGGAGGTACGAAACGCATCAACGTCAAGTTTCATCATGGCAGAGATGTCCTGG accATAATTGGAAACACGTTATTTAGGTGCTGGGGCTGGAACAATGAAgtcaatgtttttgacatagAGACAGCTACGTGGAGCATGCCAGAGACACGG GGTCCCGCTCCTGGCCCTAGAGGCTGCCATGCCAGCGCCCTTCTGAGGAACAAAGGTTACATCTCTGGTGGCACG GAAACTGCAGAGTTGGACATGTTCTGCTTAGATCTGGAAACATGGATGTGGACCAAATT TGACATCCCAGCATCCTGTGCACCACTAGGGCGCTCCATGTTTACCATGACGCCCACGTCCGATCACACGCTCTTCATATACGGAGGTCTAGGCACATACGGAAACACTCTCA ATGATGCCTGGCagtttaacacacaaaaaagagagtGGAACAAGAGAACTCACCCACACCAGGACAAGCCCAG AGTGTGTCACACAGCGTGCCTGGGAAATGACAACAATGTCGTTGTGTTCGGGGGAAGCAGCAACATGGTCATTGTCATGGACTCG GTGGCTGTTCTGGTGGCTCCTTCAGATAATCACTGCAGAGATGTGTTAATTTTTCAGACTGAGCCGTACGCCCTCTTCAG ATTGTGTGAAGACTTCATAGGAAGAAACCCCAAGTTGTTTGGGAAGTATCTGGACTGGCTTCCATCAAAGATCCATCACAAAATCAACAAGCGAGTGGCTTTTTTCTCTGCTATGACGCCTGTTCTTACAGCCTGA